A window of Lujinxingia sediminis contains these coding sequences:
- a CDS encoding nucleoside deaminase: MITDQDRHHLTRCVELATEALNEGDAPFGSLLVHEGKVLLEARNRIQTRDDATQHPEFEIARWAAAHLTPEQRAQAVVYTSGEHCPMCAAAHGWVGLGRIVYASSTGQLVQWLDELGAPENPLHPLPITEVIKDARVEGPVEGLDAQVRALHARRHRG; the protein is encoded by the coding sequence ATGATCACCGACCAGGACCGCCACCACCTCACCCGCTGCGTTGAACTGGCCACCGAGGCCCTCAACGAAGGCGATGCCCCCTTCGGCTCCTTGCTCGTGCACGAAGGAAAGGTGCTCCTGGAGGCCCGCAACCGCATCCAGACCCGCGACGACGCCACCCAACACCCCGAGTTCGAGATCGCCCGCTGGGCCGCCGCCCACCTCACCCCCGAGCAGCGCGCTCAGGCGGTGGTCTACACCTCTGGCGAGCACTGCCCGATGTGCGCTGCCGCCCACGGCTGGGTGGGGCTGGGCCGCATCGTCTACGCCAGCTCCACCGGCCAGCTCGTGCAGTGGCTCGACGAGCTCGGCGCCCCCGAGAACCCCCTGCACCCCCTCCCGATCACCGAGGTGATCAAAGACGCCCGGGTCGAAGGCCCCGTCGAGGGGCTCGACGCACAGGTCCGCGCGCTCCACGCGCGTCGCCACCGGGGATGA